The Globicephala melas chromosome 20, mGloMel1.2, whole genome shotgun sequence genome contains a region encoding:
- the SLC35G6 gene encoding solute carrier family 35 member G6: MAPRPPGPTHHRGRHRPLRFRPPPAPAPAPAPAPPAPGPGPAPPPPPPPPPLTSSAPPAPVLPPPPPPETVPPQRRRRRRRRRREEAGAAQQAQTPGSGLGLGASAPDGLRPDRSREGNGATQGGRTAHNGWSSEGPRAPEPGGEEEVQGKEAGCHPYFNLPDFTQPSPPSTPSSLPSHQRCRPSDVTKGLLVALLGGGLPAGFVGPFSRMAYQASHLPSLELLICRCLFHLPIALLLKLRGDPLLGPPDVRGRACLHALFNVLSIGCAYSAVQVVPAGNAATVRKGSSTVCSALLALCLESQRLSGYDWCGLLGSTLGLIIIVGPGLGTLQEGTTGLYTALGYVLTFLGGLALSLGLLVYRSLDFPSCLLTVAFLFGLVGLVGSVPGLFLLQTPVLPNDPLSWSCVGAVGILALVSFVSVSYAVTKAHPALVCAVLHSEVVVALMLQYYVLYETVAPSDIMGAGVVLGSIAIITTQNLSCEREGQVE; encoded by the exons ATGGCGCCGCGTCCGCCAGGCCCGACTCATCACCGTGGCCGCCACCGGCCGCTCCGGTTTCGCCCGCCTCCagctccggctccggctccggcCCCGGCCCCCCCAGCGCccggccccggcccggccccgccgccgccgccgccgccgccgccgctgacATCATCggctccccccgccccggtcctacccccacccccacccccggaaaCAGTACCCCcccagcgccgccgccgccgccgccgccgccgccgagagGAGGCTGGCGCAGCGCAGCAGGCACAGACACCAGGCTCCGGGCTCGGGCTCGGGGCGAGCGCGCCCGACGGCCTGCGCCCGGACCGATCCCGGGAAGGGAACGGCGCCACGCAGGGCGGCCGGACGG CTCACAATGGCTGGAGCTCTGAAGGGCCCAGGGCCCCTGagccaggaggagaggaggaagtccAAGGGAAAG AGGCTGGCTGTCACCCCTACTTCAACCTGCCCGACTTCACCCAGCCATCACCGCCCTCCACTCCGTCCAGCCTCCCCTCGCACCAGCGCTGCCGGCCCTCTGATGTCACCAAGGGCCTGCTCGTGGCCCTGCTGGGTGGGGGCCTGCCCGCTGGCTTCGTGGGCCCCTTCTCCCGTATGGCTTACCAGGCTTCCCACTTACCCTCGTTGGAGCTGCTCATCTGTCGATGCCTCTTCCACCTCCCTATTGCCCTGCTGCTGAAACTGCGTGGTGACCCCCTCTTAGGACCTCCCGATGTCCGGGGCCGGGCCTGCCTCCATGCCCTGTTCAACGTCCTCAGCATCGGATGCGCCTACAGTGCGGTTCAGGTGGTACCCGCTGGCAATGCTGCCACCGTCCGCAAAGGTTCTTCCACCGTCTGCTCTGCTCTCCTTGCCCTCTGCCTCGAGAGCCAGCGTCTCAGTGGCTATGACTGGTGTGGCTTGTTGGGCAGCACCCTGGGACTCATCATCATCGTGGGACCTGGACTAGGGACACTGCAGGAGGGGACCACAGGCCTCTACACTGCCCTGGGCTATGTGCTCACTTTCCTGGGTGGCCTGGCACTGTCGCTGGGCCTCCTGGTGTACCGCTCCCTGGACTTCCCCTCCTGCCTACTGACAGTGGCCTTCCTGTTTGGCTTGGTGGGGCTGGTGGGCTCCGTGCCAGGCCTCTTTCTGCTGCAGACCCCCGTGTTGCCTAATGATCCTCTGAGTTGGAGCTGTGTGGGGGCAGTGGGGATCCTCGCCCTGGTCTCCTTTGTGTCTGTCAGTTATGCGGTCACCAAGGCCCACCCTGCCCTGGTGTGTGCCGTCCTGCACTCTGAGGTGGTGGTGGCTCTGATGCTGCAGTATTATGTGCTCTATGAGACCGTGGCACCTTCTGACATCATGGGGGCAGGGGTCGTGTTGGGCAGCATTGCCATCATCACCACCCAGAACCTCAGCTGTGAGAGGGAAGGTCAGGTGGAGTGA